From Desulfovibrio intestinalis, one genomic window encodes:
- a CDS encoding HD-GYP domain-containing protein yields the protein MALVKITVTEIKPGMFIVNPGISWIKAPLLYMQEGLITSSEEIDYIVKQGYAEAYHDPARFRRMEEFAEDPDANSPIWPAPRGPQVSLDEEILQARAVYADSFEHVKSLMQAAQGGAVDVAASQPYVESIVNSLNRNVDALISLSKLKSSDEYTYTHSVNVTIFAVAYAHYLGLSEDKLHLVGMAGLFHDFGKAFVPQEILNAPRQLTPQEQEIMQSHVLLGYNQLKKVENMHPEVLQGVVQHHEKHNGTGYPYRLAGKKIGIYGRILSVSDNYDALSAKRVYKTPMPANVALAVMYKMRGQAWAPGYVERFIKMMGIYPVGTPVQLSSGERGIVCRSNPSFPAQPCIMVAFDPAGRPVKPCALDLSKQPGLEIERSLSGNEAEDMDITLLLSKCDH from the coding sequence ATGGCGCTAGTAAAAATAACCGTTACCGAAATAAAACCAGGAATGTTTATAGTTAATCCTGGGATTTCTTGGATAAAGGCGCCTCTCCTGTATATGCAAGAGGGGCTGATAACTTCGTCCGAAGAAATTGACTATATTGTCAAGCAGGGCTACGCAGAGGCCTATCATGACCCTGCCCGCTTTCGCCGTATGGAGGAGTTTGCTGAAGACCCGGATGCAAACTCTCCCATTTGGCCAGCACCGCGCGGCCCTCAGGTCTCTTTAGATGAAGAAATACTGCAAGCCAGGGCAGTCTACGCCGATTCCTTTGAGCATGTAAAAAGCTTGATGCAGGCAGCTCAAGGTGGCGCGGTAGACGTTGCAGCATCCCAGCCCTACGTTGAATCCATTGTCAACAGCCTCAATCGAAATGTTGACGCCCTCATATCTTTATCCAAACTCAAAAGTTCAGACGAATATACCTACACACATTCGGTTAATGTGACCATTTTTGCCGTGGCATATGCCCACTACCTTGGCCTGTCAGAGGACAAGTTGCATCTTGTGGGCATGGCTGGTTTGTTTCATGATTTTGGTAAGGCGTTCGTTCCGCAAGAAATTCTTAATGCCCCTCGGCAACTGACGCCCCAAGAACAGGAAATCATGCAATCCCATGTGCTGCTTGGCTACAATCAGCTCAAAAAAGTGGAAAACATGCATCCGGAGGTTTTGCAGGGCGTTGTGCAACATCATGAAAAGCACAATGGCACAGGCTATCCATACCGTTTGGCCGGAAAGAAAATTGGAATTTATGGCCGTATTCTTTCAGTGAGCGACAATTATGACGCTCTTTCAGCTAAAAGAGTGTACAAAACGCCAATGCCCGCAAATGTGGCACTGGCTGTTATGTACAAAATGCGCGGTCAAGCCTGGGCGCCCGGCTATGTTGAGCGGTTCATAAAGATGATGGGAATTTATCCTGTCGGTACCCCCGTGCAGCTTTCCAGCGGCGAACGTGGTATTGTTTGCCGCTCAAACCCCAGCTTCCCCGCTCAGCCTTGCATTATGGTTGCCTTTGACCCGGCAGGAAGACCCGTGAAGCCCTGCGCCCTGGATTTGAGCAAGCAACCAGGGCTTGAGATTGAGCGATCTCTGTCAGGCAATGAAGCTGAAGATATGGATATCACCCTGCTCCTGTCTAAATGCGATCATTAA
- a CDS encoding P-II family nitrogen regulator: MKKLEIIIRPGLFEKVRDMLSEKGIHGLNYTEIKGFGRQRGHTEVYRGNIMQVDCLPKVKIEIVLHNDMIESVINAVVATARTGQVGDGKIFISDVEDAIRIRTGERGDAAL; the protein is encoded by the coding sequence ATGAAGAAGCTCGAAATTATCATCCGGCCCGGCTTGTTTGAAAAGGTCAGGGATATGCTTTCAGAAAAGGGAATTCACGGCCTCAACTATACTGAAATAAAAGGATTTGGCCGCCAGCGTGGGCACACTGAAGTGTACAGGGGCAATATCATGCAGGTGGACTGCCTTCCAAAGGTAAAAATTGAAATAGTACTGCATAACGACATGATAGAATCTGTAATCAATGCAGTAGTGGCTACAGCCCGTACGGGGCAGGTTGGGGATGGAAAGATTTTCATCAGTGATGTGGAGGATGCCATTCGCATCCGCACAGGCGAACGTGGCGATGCAGCTCTGTAA
- a CDS encoding aspartate kinase, translated as MKILVQKFGGTSVARLECMKQVREKVLHGLAQGNKVIAVLSARSGETNNLLALADEWSSTPDKAECDALVATGEQVSISLFTMLLRDAGIRARSLLGWQIPITTDNDFGRARILSINSKALHGFLEDYDVLVVAGFQGCTEDGRITTLGRGGSDTSAVALAAALGSVECEIYTDVDGVYTTDPNICSTARKMDRVAYEEMLEMASMGAKVLHIRSVEFAKKYKVPVRVRSTFSSDPGTLVTQEDSSMEAVLVSGIAYDKDQARVTIRDLPDVPGMAAAVFGPLSEKGILVDMIVQNTSLDGHTDITFTISRKDLQLTLQVMKEVAEKTGASEVLHDVSVAKVSAIGVGMRNHSGVAARTFAALTQEGINILMISTSEIKITILIQEKYVELAVRILHDTFGLDWDIG; from the coding sequence ATGAAAATTTTGGTGCAAAAGTTCGGCGGTACTTCAGTAGCCAGACTTGAGTGCATGAAGCAGGTGCGGGAAAAAGTTCTGCACGGCCTTGCTCAAGGCAATAAGGTTATAGCGGTACTGTCTGCCAGGTCTGGCGAAACCAACAATCTTTTAGCTCTGGCTGACGAATGGTCAAGCACGCCAGACAAGGCCGAATGTGACGCTCTGGTGGCAACAGGCGAACAGGTTTCAATCAGCTTGTTCACCATGCTGCTTAGGGACGCAGGCATTCGCGCCCGTTCCTTGTTGGGATGGCAAATCCCTATTACCACAGACAATGATTTTGGCCGCGCGCGTATTCTGTCCATCAACAGCAAAGCCTTGCATGGATTCCTTGAAGACTACGATGTACTTGTAGTTGCAGGTTTTCAGGGCTGTACTGAGGACGGACGCATCACAACGCTTGGTCGTGGTGGCTCAGACACCTCGGCTGTGGCTTTGGCTGCTGCGCTAGGATCAGTTGAATGTGAAATTTACACAGATGTTGACGGTGTTTATACCACCGACCCCAACATCTGCTCTACAGCGCGTAAAATGGACCGTGTTGCCTACGAAGAAATGCTGGAAATGGCCAGCATGGGGGCTAAGGTTCTGCACATACGCTCTGTGGAGTTTGCAAAAAAATACAAAGTTCCCGTGCGGGTGCGCTCCACATTCAGCAGTGATCCCGGCACTCTTGTTACTCAGGAGGATTCCAGCATGGAAGCCGTTCTTGTTTCCGGCATTGCTTACGACAAAGATCAAGCCCGTGTAACTATCCGTGACTTGCCCGATGTGCCGGGAATGGCTGCTGCGGTATTCGGCCCCTTATCTGAAAAAGGCATCCTGGTAGACATGATTGTTCAGAACACCAGTCTGGACGGTCATACAGATATTACCTTCACTATTTCCCGCAAGGATTTGCAACTGACGTTGCAAGTCATGAAAGAAGTGGCCGAAAAAACGGGTGCTTCTGAAGTTCTGCACGATGTAAGCGTGGCCAAGGTCTCGGCCATCGGCGTGGGTATGCGCAACCATTCTGGCGTTGCTGCACGCACGTTTGCTGCCCTTACGCAGGAAGGCATCAATATTTTGATGATCAGCACCTCTGAAATCAAGATTACCATCTTGATCCAAGAAAAATACGTCGAATTGGCCGTGCGTATATTGCACGACACTTTCGGCCTTGATTGGGACATAGGTTAG
- a CDS encoding sigma-54 interaction domain-containing protein, protein MRKTTIPPTENGQHTGVLSNTAGDHQEQQLKLLFELAQIMNTTTDLAQALNKALSLMADQLHMMRGAITLISPHTGEIRTEAAYGLKPAELRRGRYVRGEGITGGVIESGRPMYISNVSEDPLFLNRTRSRDLGKEDISFICVPIRLNDQVVGALSVDHLLVDNATLEDEMRLLTIVSTLLGHAALETQGRMDEDTSSPLRPRGFVGNSEGMQKVYAQIAQVAPSATTVFLQGESGTGKELAARAIHTGSSRASKPFISLNCAALPENLIESELFGHERGAFTGANATRKGRFELANGGTLFLDEVGELSLMTQAKLLRVLQERAFERLGGMETHYVDVRFITATNRNLEHMVNQESFRRDLFYRLNVFPIYLPPLRGRPEDILPLANHFIKKFAQTNGRENVRLSLAVMDMLQRYAWPGNIRELENVMERAVLLLGREGLVLPQHLPPALHGIHCTNVNGENVCTLRPGFSGSLQDQLDELERASIVEALEFSQGQMGKAAASLGLTERIMALRMKKYGISYKDFRLRRERI, encoded by the coding sequence ATGCGCAAGACCACCATCCCCCCCACTGAAAACGGCCAGCACACAGGTGTTTTATCCAATACCGCGGGCGATCATCAAGAACAGCAACTCAAGCTGCTTTTTGAACTTGCCCAGATCATGAATACCACCACTGACCTTGCGCAGGCATTGAACAAGGCTCTTTCGCTTATGGCGGATCAGCTTCATATGATGCGCGGCGCCATCACTCTGATTTCACCGCATACCGGAGAAATCAGAACAGAGGCCGCCTATGGGCTCAAGCCTGCGGAACTCAGGCGGGGCCGCTATGTGCGCGGTGAAGGCATCACGGGGGGAGTTATCGAAAGCGGCCGCCCCATGTACATATCCAACGTGTCTGAAGATCCATTGTTCCTCAACCGCACGAGATCACGCGATCTGGGTAAAGAGGACATTTCCTTTATCTGTGTTCCCATTCGCCTTAACGATCAGGTAGTGGGAGCGCTTTCAGTGGACCACTTGTTGGTGGATAACGCCACGCTTGAAGATGAAATGCGGCTTCTCACGATAGTTTCCACACTGTTGGGTCATGCAGCCCTTGAAACACAGGGGCGTATGGATGAAGACACCTCTTCGCCCCTGCGGCCAAGAGGTTTTGTGGGCAACTCTGAAGGCATGCAAAAAGTTTACGCCCAGATTGCCCAGGTTGCCCCGTCAGCCACAACAGTTTTTTTGCAGGGTGAATCCGGTACAGGTAAGGAACTGGCAGCTCGCGCCATACATACTGGCAGCTCTAGAGCAAGTAAGCCATTCATTTCACTGAACTGTGCCGCATTACCGGAAAATCTTATTGAAAGTGAGTTATTTGGTCATGAGCGTGGCGCATTTACCGGAGCCAACGCAACACGCAAGGGACGCTTTGAACTAGCCAACGGCGGCACGCTCTTTTTGGATGAAGTCGGCGAGCTTTCACTCATGACTCAGGCCAAACTTCTACGCGTTTTGCAAGAAAGAGCTTTTGAACGCCTGGGCGGTATGGAAACGCACTATGTTGATGTGCGTTTTATCACTGCTACCAACCGTAACCTTGAACACATGGTCAATCAGGAAAGCTTTCGGCGCGATCTTTTCTACCGCCTCAATGTCTTTCCCATATATCTTCCGCCGCTGCGTGGCCGCCCAGAAGATATTCTTCCGCTTGCCAACCATTTCATAAAAAAATTCGCGCAGACGAATGGACGTGAAAACGTACGCCTTTCTCTGGCCGTTATGGATATGCTGCAACGCTATGCGTGGCCGGGCAACATTCGCGAACTCGAAAATGTTATGGAGAGGGCAGTCTTGCTTCTGGGCCGGGAAGGCCTTGTCCTGCCGCAGCACCTGCCCCCAGCCTTGCACGGCATTCACTGCACCAATGTGAATGGTGAAAACGTCTGCACACTAAGGCCCGGATTTTCTGGCAGCTTACAGGATCAACTGGATGAACTGGAACGAGCTTCCATTGTTGAGGCTCTTGAATTCAGCCAGGGGCAAATGGGAAAGGCTGCCGCCAGCCTTGGTCTGACTGAAAGAATAATGGCGTTACGAATGAAAAAATATGGCATCAGTTACAAAGATTTTCGCCTCAGGCGTGAACGGATATAG
- a CDS encoding holo-[acyl-carrier-protein] synthase produces the protein MIVGLGIDIVDLARIDKCISRFGLRFMQKILGAEELAHIPGQPVNYVAGRFAVKEAAVKALGTGFSQGIGPDQIEAISGPGGKPQLVLHGAALQQANSMGVTRYHVSISHDRASAVAVVILEA, from the coding sequence ATGATAGTCGGGTTAGGGATAGACATTGTTGACCTTGCACGCATAGATAAATGCATTTCTCGTTTTGGGCTGCGTTTTATGCAAAAAATTCTTGGTGCTGAAGAATTGGCGCACATCCCCGGTCAGCCTGTAAACTATGTGGCCGGGCGCTTTGCTGTTAAAGAAGCCGCGGTCAAGGCCTTGGGAACAGGATTTAGCCAGGGCATAGGGCCGGATCAGATTGAAGCGATTTCTGGCCCTGGTGGGAAACCGCAATTGGTGTTGCACGGTGCTGCTCTGCAACAAGCCAATAGCATGGGTGTCACTCGCTACCACGTATCTATCAGTCATGACCGAGCTTCGGCTGTGGCTGTGGTGATCTTGGAGGCTTAA
- a CDS encoding UDP-glucose dehydrogenase family protein, with amino-acid sequence MKLCIIGTGYVGLVSAACFAEMGNTVTCVDVNPAVVEKLNAGSVHIFEPGLEPMVRHSRADGRLTFTTKLEDGIAQADCAFICVGTPPQPDGSCDLSFVRQVASEIGQYMQKDMVVVDKSTVPVGTADEVRGLIEKELTKRGVNLHVDVVSNPEFLKEGDAISDFMKPDRVVIGTDSEKAATVMRELYAPFARNRDKIIVMGVRSAEMTKYAANCMLATKISFINEIATICERVGADVRDVRTGIGSDSRIGYQFIYPGVGYGGSCFPKDVKALIRTAENAGVRPELLNAVEAVNARQKKHMASRVEEYFAPQGGVAGKTLAMWGLAFKANTDDMREAAAITIINELTSKGMKIRAFDPVAADNARSIFADNKLVEIVEDQYDTCQGAQGLMVVTEWNQFRNPDFARVRSLLTAPLLFDGRNLYSPSSMADHGFAYFCIGRANA; translated from the coding sequence ATGAAACTTTGCATTATCGGCACCGGCTACGTGGGCCTGGTCAGCGCCGCCTGCTTTGCAGAAATGGGCAATACAGTTACCTGCGTTGATGTGAACCCTGCCGTTGTGGAAAAACTGAATGCTGGTTCTGTCCATATTTTTGAGCCTGGTCTTGAGCCTATGGTGCGACATAGCCGCGCCGATGGTCGACTGACTTTTACAACCAAGCTTGAAGATGGCATCGCGCAGGCCGATTGTGCATTTATTTGCGTTGGTACGCCGCCCCAGCCTGACGGCTCATGCGATTTGAGTTTTGTTCGTCAGGTCGCGAGCGAGATCGGCCAATACATGCAGAAGGACATGGTTGTGGTGGACAAGTCCACCGTGCCTGTGGGAACGGCTGATGAAGTGCGTGGCCTTATTGAAAAAGAACTGACCAAGCGTGGCGTAAACTTGCACGTTGACGTTGTTTCAAATCCTGAGTTCCTCAAAGAGGGAGACGCCATTTCCGACTTCATGAAGCCTGACCGCGTGGTTATCGGCACGGATTCGGAAAAGGCCGCCACTGTCATGCGCGAGCTCTACGCCCCCTTTGCCCGCAACCGTGATAAAATCATAGTTATGGGTGTGCGCAGCGCAGAGATGACCAAGTACGCCGCCAACTGCATGCTGGCTACCAAAATTTCTTTCATTAATGAAATTGCCACTATTTGCGAACGCGTGGGTGCAGACGTGCGTGATGTGCGCACGGGTATCGGTTCTGATTCCCGCATCGGCTACCAGTTCATCTACCCTGGGGTGGGTTATGGCGGATCGTGCTTCCCCAAGGATGTAAAAGCGCTTATTCGCACTGCTGAAAATGCTGGCGTGCGGCCTGAACTGCTCAATGCGGTGGAAGCTGTAAACGCCCGGCAGAAAAAACATATGGCGAGCCGCGTTGAAGAATACTTTGCACCGCAGGGTGGTGTGGCTGGTAAAACCCTGGCCATGTGGGGCTTGGCTTTCAAGGCCAACACCGACGACATGCGCGAAGCCGCGGCCATTACCATTATCAATGAGCTGACCTCCAAAGGAATGAAGATACGGGCATTTGACCCTGTTGCCGCTGACAATGCACGCTCAATTTTTGCGGATAACAAGCTGGTTGAAATCGTTGAAGATCAGTATGATACCTGCCAAGGGGCTCAAGGGCTGATGGTTGTGACTGAATGGAACCAGTTCCGTAATCCCGACTTTGCACGAGTGCGCAGTCTTCTGACAGCGCCATTGCTCTTTGACGGACGAAACCTGTATTCCCCTTCCTCTATGGCTGATCACGGTTTTGCCTATTTTTGCATTGGCAGGGCAAACGCCTAG
- the tsaE gene encoding tRNA (adenosine(37)-N6)-threonylcarbamoyltransferase complex ATPase subunit type 1 TsaE, with product MVQIILSSLDDTDCFARLLTETLSLHPKVKTLLLNGDLGSGKTTLTRYMVLSLPGGSESEVASPSFTLCNHYPTEPPILHCDLYRCAGAAPEELFEALDNPKFLNIIEWSTFLSKQDRPEEYLDIALKACEEGRLLTLQAYGPCAEALLRHLRGQWPMRKADAEGPAVPHS from the coding sequence ATGGTCCAGATAATACTTTCAAGCCTTGACGATACTGACTGTTTTGCTCGATTGCTCACAGAAACTTTGAGCCTTCATCCGAAAGTAAAAACTCTTTTGCTGAATGGCGACCTGGGAAGTGGCAAAACTACACTGACGCGCTATATGGTCCTGTCGTTACCCGGCGGATCTGAGTCTGAAGTGGCAAGCCCTTCTTTTACTTTATGCAATCACTATCCTACAGAGCCGCCGATTCTGCATTGTGATCTCTACCGATGCGCTGGGGCTGCACCCGAAGAGCTTTTTGAAGCACTTGATAACCCTAAATTTTTGAATATAATCGAATGGTCTACATTTCTGTCAAAGCAAGATAGACCCGAAGAATATCTGGACATCGCCTTGAAGGCATGCGAAGAAGGTCGCTTACTGACACTGCAAGCCTATGGCCCTTGTGCTGAAGCTTTGCTGCGTCATTTGCGCGGTCAATGGCCCATGCGCAAAGCCGATGCTGAGGGCCCGGCTGTTCCACACAGCTAG
- a CDS encoding ammonium transporter — MNASDTAFIIICATMVMLMTPALALFYGGLVRARNVLSTHMHSYACLGLISVLWAFVGYTLAFGGDVGGLIGNFDFLFLKGVGGESAPMAPQLPHTVFMGFQCMFAVLTVALISGAYAERIRFSAMLLFSGLWLICVYSPMAHWVWGGGWMGQMGALDFAGGAVVHMSSGAAALACAQALGPRISTGSQHSPHSLPLTLLGGGILWFGWFGFNAGSALASGSLAGQALVTTHMASACGILGWLLIEWKHTGKPTSLGAISGALAGLVAITPGAGFVEILPAMLIGFIGGLVCYGGVFMKGKLGYDDALDVVGIHGLGGTWGALATGLFASAAINNVDGLFYGNPGQVWIQLVSIVGTWVFVYIATRIILYVVNAIVGLRVAPEEEFTGLDLGEHNERGYNL, encoded by the coding sequence ATGAACGCCTCTGATACCGCATTTATTATTATCTGCGCCACAATGGTCATGCTTATGACCCCGGCCCTGGCCCTTTTTTATGGTGGTCTAGTTCGCGCACGAAACGTGCTTTCAACCCACATGCACAGCTACGCCTGTTTGGGACTCATTTCAGTTCTTTGGGCCTTTGTTGGGTACACCTTGGCTTTTGGCGGTGACGTGGGTGGCCTTATTGGCAACTTCGACTTCCTTTTCCTGAAAGGTGTCGGCGGAGAATCCGCGCCAATGGCTCCCCAACTTCCCCACACCGTATTTATGGGCTTTCAATGCATGTTTGCGGTGCTCACCGTAGCGCTGATCTCAGGCGCTTACGCTGAACGAATCCGTTTTTCAGCCATGCTGCTTTTTTCCGGACTTTGGCTGATATGCGTCTACTCGCCCATGGCCCATTGGGTGTGGGGCGGCGGCTGGATGGGACAAATGGGCGCGCTTGATTTCGCAGGCGGAGCGGTGGTGCATATGTCTTCCGGTGCAGCGGCTTTGGCCTGCGCCCAAGCCCTTGGTCCGCGGATTTCCACTGGTTCGCAACATTCTCCTCATAGTTTGCCCTTGACCCTGCTTGGCGGCGGCATCCTCTGGTTTGGCTGGTTTGGTTTCAACGCGGGTAGCGCACTGGCTTCTGGCTCTCTTGCCGGTCAAGCGCTGGTAACAACCCATATGGCTTCTGCCTGCGGCATTCTCGGCTGGCTGCTTATCGAATGGAAGCACACTGGCAAGCCTACAAGCCTTGGCGCAATTTCTGGTGCGCTGGCAGGCCTGGTGGCCATCACTCCCGGAGCTGGTTTTGTTGAAATTTTGCCTGCCATGCTCATCGGATTTATTGGTGGCCTTGTATGCTACGGCGGCGTGTTCATGAAGGGCAAGCTTGGATACGATGATGCGCTTGATGTGGTTGGTATTCACGGTCTTGGCGGCACCTGGGGCGCGCTTGCTACTGGCCTTTTCGCCAGCGCGGCCATCAACAATGTGGACGGTCTCTTTTACGGCAACCCAGGGCAAGTGTGGATCCAACTGGTTTCCATCGTCGGCACATGGGTCTTTGTATATATCGCGACACGCATCATCCTTTATGTAGTAAACGCCATCGTTGGCCTGCGCGTCGCGCCTGAAGAAGAATTTACAGGCCTTGATCTTGGTGAACATAACGAACGTGGCTACAACCTGTAA
- a CDS encoding HAD-IA family hydrolase, protein MKFNPIFFDLDGTITDSEQGIIKSVQYALEYFDISVEQEKLIPFIGPPLRDSFAQFFPDDQNKIQEAINKYREYYAERGIFENRLYEGARELLQHLAESGQTLALATSKPEPFAVRIVEHFDIAGYFSCVAGAQLNGPRNSKPAVLRYACQRLEVSPSSGCIMVGDRKYDVLGAHEVGMPCAAVLYGYGPESELIQAEADWICRDMEALRKLLTDQ, encoded by the coding sequence GTGAAGTTCAATCCCATATTTTTTGATCTGGATGGCACCATTACTGATTCAGAACAGGGAATCATCAAATCCGTGCAATACGCGCTGGAATATTTTGACATCTCTGTTGAGCAAGAAAAATTGATTCCCTTCATTGGACCACCGTTGCGGGATTCTTTTGCTCAATTTTTTCCTGACGATCAAAACAAAATTCAAGAAGCGATCAATAAATACAGAGAGTACTACGCCGAACGTGGCATCTTTGAAAACCGCCTTTATGAAGGCGCTCGTGAGTTGCTGCAACATCTGGCAGAAAGTGGACAAACGCTTGCATTGGCTACTTCAAAGCCTGAGCCGTTTGCTGTGCGTATTGTCGAACACTTTGACATTGCAGGTTATTTTTCTTGTGTGGCCGGGGCACAATTGAATGGGCCGCGCAACAGCAAACCCGCTGTGCTGCGTTATGCATGCCAGAGGCTTGAAGTTTCGCCGTCGTCCGGCTGCATTATGGTTGGTGACCGCAAATACGATGTGCTTGGAGCACATGAGGTGGGCATGCCCTGTGCCGCAGTATTATACGGCTATGGCCCAGAATCAGAGTTGATACAGGCCGAGGCGGATTGGATATGCCGCGACATGGAAGCGCTACGCAAGTTGCTGACAGATCAGTAA
- a CDS encoding NAD(P)H-hydrate dehydratase, producing the protein MIDSSQFMSQFQLPPLPFPQEIRAWDQSAEAFGLPEMLLMENAAKAAFDVIRQQCPDIVGNSVWLIMGSGNNGGDAACLARYLLDAGARPLVLHTKALGHLKGASGQHARVAKASGVPFYRLRYQRSGWNLPENGLPHIIIDGLLGTGFSGPLRADVLALVEALNSFAPGRMVVALDIPSGLDACSGKPMPSAIRADLTVSFAAAKPGIVLPCAKEWTGAVRVCDIGIPAVIRTKEPCSAYLLDAQCLAPLTRRSTLPENSFKNTFGHVFILGGAPGYGGAAHLAARAALRAGAGLVTAAAPAAAVTDIKCGWPEIMTLALEDTEQLWPSSISPRLKSLIASCSSLVVGPGMGRGQDGAEFLRALLALPHRPPTVFDADALALLSYEPKLFSRVREEDILTPHPGEAGMLLGQTAQEVQADRWAALEALCTRSPGVNILKGAGTMVQQSTSPILICPYDIPQLAVGGSGDVLAGCLGGLLASRGETVRKCSSDLTWGCHPSLLAAGMGVALHALAGRSLAQQWPLRGNTSTETADALPRVLQRIGENQEDILSWSR; encoded by the coding sequence ATGATCGACTCCTCCCAATTTATGTCACAGTTTCAACTGCCTCCCCTGCCCTTTCCCCAGGAAATTCGCGCATGGGATCAAAGTGCTGAAGCGTTTGGTCTGCCTGAGATGCTGTTGATGGAAAATGCCGCCAAAGCTGCGTTTGACGTTATACGCCAGCAGTGCCCAGATATTGTTGGCAACAGTGTCTGGTTAATTATGGGAAGCGGCAATAACGGCGGTGATGCAGCCTGTCTGGCCCGCTACCTTCTTGACGCGGGTGCAAGGCCGCTCGTTTTACATACCAAGGCCTTGGGGCACCTCAAAGGAGCCAGTGGACAGCATGCAAGAGTTGCAAAGGCCTCGGGAGTTCCATTTTATCGCCTGCGTTATCAGCGAAGCGGCTGGAATCTGCCAGAGAATGGTCTGCCACACATTATTATAGATGGTTTGCTGGGTACTGGATTTAGCGGCCCCCTTCGTGCTGATGTTCTGGCTCTCGTTGAAGCTCTGAACAGCTTTGCGCCGGGGCGAATGGTTGTGGCTCTTGATATTCCCTCCGGTTTGGACGCCTGCTCGGGCAAACCCATGCCCTCTGCGATACGCGCAGACCTTACAGTCAGCTTTGCCGCAGCCAAACCGGGCATTGTTCTGCCGTGCGCCAAGGAGTGGACGGGGGCAGTGCGCGTGTGTGATATTGGCATACCCGCTGTAATACGCACCAAAGAGCCCTGCTCAGCATATCTGTTGGACGCCCAATGTCTTGCGCCACTTACGCGTCGTTCGACTCTGCCTGAAAACAGCTTCAAGAATACGTTCGGGCATGTTTTTATTTTAGGCGGTGCACCGGGTTATGGTGGCGCTGCTCATCTTGCCGCCCGTGCTGCTCTTCGTGCAGGGGCAGGTCTGGTAACTGCGGCAGCGCCTGCCGCAGCTGTTACCGACATTAAATGTGGCTGGCCCGAGATTATGACATTGGCTCTTGAGGATACAGAGCAACTTTGGCCGTCTAGCATCTCACCAAGGCTCAAATCTTTAATAGCGTCTTGCAGCAGCTTGGTCGTTGGCCCTGGCATGGGGCGAGGACAAGACGGGGCCGAGTTTCTGCGTGCCTTGCTGGCACTGCCTCACCGTCCTCCAACAGTTTTCGATGCGGATGCTCTGGCTCTGCTGTCTTACGAACCCAAACTATTCTCCCGGGTTCGCGAAGAAGATATTTTGACGCCGCACCCAGGCGAGGCTGGCATGCTTCTTGGGCAAACTGCGCAAGAAGTTCAGGCTGACAGGTGGGCGGCTCTGGAAGCTTTGTGTACCCGTAGCCCCGGAGTGAATATTCTTAAAGGGGCAGGTACAATGGTGCAACAATCGACCAGCCCAATATTGATTTGCCCCTATGATATCCCACAGTTGGCTGTGGGCGGTTCTGGAGATGTTCTGGCAGGCTGCCTTGGCGGCTTGCTTGCATCGCGGGGTGAAACTGTACGAAAATGCAGTTCGGATTTGACCTGGGGCTGTCACCCTTCCCTGCTCGCTGCGGGCATGGGAGTGGCACTGCACGCTCTTGCCGGACGCAGCCTTGCCCAGCAATGGCCTTTACGCGGAAATACCTCTACCGAAACCGCAGACGCCCTGCCAAGGGTGCTTCAAAGAATCGGCGAAAATCAGGAAGATATTCTTTCATGGTCCAGATAA